One genomic region from Drosophila subpulchrella strain 33 F10 #4 breed RU33 chromosome 2R, RU_Dsub_v1.1 Primary Assembly, whole genome shotgun sequence encodes:
- the LOC119550634 gene encoding solute carrier family 28 member 3 — MADDSSKGAINNGYEMDHKELEIHDLEEFKELPLENMAEVSKEKGYFEKNPKVARLVKISTYILLHLVVVGYFSYATYHYHDITNYECYWKDNPLCGINFCTGYGMLLLLLGFTYFGLFYYYIFKPMVGRKLHRSFLSPFSKKWHTFSRTRVVSFASIAVILVLLGIFVYFETRDQPQKLVSLVGPCFFILCGYVFSTKRSAIKWRIVITGITCQFLLGIFCIRWEVGRKIFECFGNKVATFLGYGTDGAEFVFGDFLVSNNVFAFAILPVIFFFSFFISILYYLGTMQWIVVKLGWILQEVMGTTVCESVTAAANIFLGMSESPLLIRPYINKLTKSEIHSIMVSGFATVSGTVLAAYLSFGASAAHLITSSVMAAPATLAISKLYMPETEESQTSADSIELEKSQDSSLLDAASSGASNAVPIVLGIIANIVAFVAFIAFLNGLVSWFGYLVGLEHIDFEWIFSKLFIPLVWAMGVPPEDCDIIAKVVATKTIINEFVAYERLGQYIDNKQITARSAGIATFAICGFANPSSLGILIGSLSAMAPHRRSTITSVAFRAFVVGSIVCFVSASFAGILLQEEEEAINYNRIFQKLGRKNVTQF, encoded by the exons ATGGCAGACGACTCTTCAAAGGGAGCTATCAACAATGGCTACGAAATGGACCAT AAAGAGTTGGAAATCCATGACCTTGAAGAATTCAAGGAACTTCCGCTGGAAAACATGGCAGAGGTCTCAAAAGAAAAGGGATACTTTGAGAAGAATCCGAAAGTGGCTCGTCTTGTAAAGATCTCTACTTATATATTGTTGCACCTCGTTGTAGTGGGTTACTTTTCATATGCTACCTATCACTATCACGACATAA CCAATTATGAGTGCTACTGGAAAGATAATCCTTTGTGTGGTATTAACTTCTGCACTGGTTATGGAATGCTCTTGCTCCTATTGGGTTTCACCTACTTTGGTCTGTTTTACTATTACATCTTCAAGCCCATGGTGGGGAGAAAACTACACAGAAGCTTCCTAAGTCCTTTTTCCAAAAAATGGCACACTTTCAGCAGAACCAG GGTTGTGTCATTTGCCAGCATAGCCGTGATCCTCGTCCTGCTGGGCATATTCGTGTACTTCGAGACCCGGGACCAGCCACAGAAGCTGGTATCCCTGGTGGGCCCCTGCTTCTTCATCCTGTGCGGCTACGTCTTCTCCACAAAACGAAGTGCCATCAAATGGCGCATTGTGATCACGGGGATCACGTGCCAGTTCCTGCTCGGCATCTTCTGCATCCGCTGGGAGGTGGGCCGCAAAATCTTCGAATGTTTTGGCAACAAGGTGGCCACCTTCCTGGGCTATGGCACCGATGGAGCAGAGTTCGTGTTCGGCGACTTCCTGGTGTCAAACAACGTGTTTGCCTTCGCCATCCTGCCGGTGATCTTCTTCTTCAGCTTCTTCATCTCTATCCTGTACTACCTGGGTACGATGCAATGGATAGTTGTAAAGCTGGGATGGATCTTGCAGGAGGTCATGGGTACCACCGTCTGCGAAAGTGTGACGGCGGCGGCCAATATCTTCCTGGGAATGTCTGAGAGTCCACTGCTCATCAGGCCGTACATCAACAAGCTGACCAAGAGCGAAATCCACAGCATCATGGTGTCCGGTTTTGCGACGGTATCTGGAACCGTGCTGGCGGCATACTTGTCCTTTGGGGCATCCGCTGCCCACTTGATCACCTCCTCGGTGATGGCGGCTCCCGCCACGCTGGCCATCTCCAAGCTCTACATGCCGGAGACGGAGGAGAGCCAGACCTCAGCGGATTCAATAGAGTTGGAAAAATC GCAGGACTCTTCGCTGTTGGATGCAGCGTCCAGTGGTGCCAGCAATGCCGTGCCCATTGTCCTGGGCATCATTGCCAACATAGTGGCCTTTGTGGCCTTCATTGCCTTCCTCAATGGCCTGGTCAGCTGGTTTGGCTATCTGGTGGGTCTGGAGCACATTGACTTCGAGTGGATATTTTCGAAGCTGTTCATTCCGCTCGTCTGGGCGATGGGTGTGCCCCCCGAGGACTGCGATATCATCGCCAAAGTGGTGGCCACCAAGACCATTATCAACGAGTTTGTGGCCTATGAGCGTCTGGGTCAATACATTGACAACAAACAAATCACT GCCCGCAGCGCTGGCATCGCCACTTTTGCCATCTGCGGCTTCGCCAATCCCAGTTCCTTGGGCATCCTCATCGGATCCCTCAGTGCCATGGCGCCTCATCGTCGCTCCACCATCACATCGGTGGCTTTCCGAGCCTTTGTGGTGGGCAGCATAGTCTGCTTCGTATCCGCCAGTTTTGCAG GCATCCTTTTACAAGAAGAGGAAGAGGCGATCAACTACAACCGGATATTCCAGAAATTGGGTCGGAAAAACGTTACTCAGTTTTAG
- the LOC119551802 gene encoding uncharacterized transporter YutK isoform X1: MADQEPAEEAPEEKPPRSKARRITYIVLHVLLHVIFIAHFIGATVVFILFDKESDECPGNILCKMNWCHGYGFLIVIFVIFYILWLYYWVFKPYVGIKLYNNYLEPAIDKWIVFSRKLIVSGVMLLIVISLAVAYLGYECRYDATKAIGLLGPVTFLLIGFAVSKHHKRVPWRIVTHGLLGQLLLGIFCLRAPFGRSIFECLGEKVSLFLGYANYGARFVYGDRICDDYVFAFAILAVVFFFSVISSIMYYLGWMQFILNGLGFLLQAMVGTTVCESVNAAANIFLGMSESPLVIRPYILILTVSELHTICTSGYSTVAGTVLGAYVSFGASPAFLITASVMAAPGSLAFSKLFYPETEESLTRSDNIQLEKSPDSSILDAAASGAAAALMIVLGIVSNIIAFLAVMFFLNALTEWTFELIGLKNITLLFLLAQVFVPIVFLMGVPWEDCQQIGLVVAEKSLINEFVAYKHLGQLVRENKVGSRSASIATFALCGFANPGSLGILIAALSAMAPARRSDITRVAVRAFFAGSFVSFTSASLAGILIQDDFTS, encoded by the exons ATGGCTGATCAGGAGCCAGCAGAAGAAGCACCGGAGGAAAAGCCACCACGATCGAAAGCGCGGAGAATCACCTATATAGTTCTTCATGTCTTGCTTCACGTAATCTTCATAGCTCATTTTATTGGAGCAACAGTAGTCTTCATATTATTCG ACAAGGAATCCGACGAATGTCCGGGAAATATTCTATGTAAAATGAACTGGTGCCACGGATATGGGTTCCTCATAGTCATTTTTGTCATATTCTATATACTTTGGCTGTATTACTGGGTATTCAAGCCATATGTGGGCATCAAGCTCTATAACAATTACCTGGAACCTGCCATTGACAAATGGATTGTGTTCAGTCGCAAGTT GATAGTTTCCGGCGTAATGCTGTTGATTGTGATCTCGCTGGCGGTGGCCTACCTCGGTTACGAGTGCCGCTATGATGCGACCAAGGCGATAGGACTGCTGGGACCTGTGACTTTTCTCCTGATCGGATTCGCGGTATCGAAGCACCACAAAAGGGTTCCCTGGCGCATCGTGACCCACGGCCTTCTTGGCCAGCTCCTGCTGGGCATCTTCTGCCTGCGTGCCCCTTTCGGTCGCTCCATTTTTGAATGTCTTGGCGAGAAGGTGTCCTTGTTTCTGGGCTATGCTAACTACGGAGCCCGCTTTGTGTACGGCGATCGGATATGTGACGACTATGTCTTCGCTTTTGCCATACTGGCGGTGGTGTTCTTCTTTAGCGTGATCTCCAGCATTATGTACTATCTGGGCTGGATGCAGTTCATCCTGAACGGTTTGGGGTTTCTGCTGCAGGCCATGGTGGGCACCACGGTCTGTGAGAGCGTGAATGCAGCAGCCAACATCTTCCTGGGCATGTCCGAGAGCCCCCTGGTCATCCGGCCGTACATCCTCATACTGACCGTGAGCGAGTTGCACACCATTTGCACCTCGGGCTATTCCACGGTGGCGGGCACCGTGCTAGGAGCATATGTAAGCTTCGGTGCCTCGCCCGCCTTCCTGATCACGGCCAGCGTGATGGCTGCTCCGGGCTCCCTGGCCTTCTCCAAGCTGTTCTACCCCGAGACCGAGGAATCGCTGACCAGATCCGACAACATACAGCTGGAAAAATC GCCAGATTCGTCCATTTTGGATGCAGCCGCCAGTGGAGCAGCGGCAGCCTTGATGATCGTCCTCGGGATTGTGTCGAACATCATAGCTTTTCTGGCCGTAATGTTCTTCCTGAACGCCTTAACCGAGTGGACTTTTGAGCTGATAGGTCTGAAGAACATCACTCTGCTCTTCCTGCTCGCTCAAGTGTTTGTCCCAATAGTCTTCTTGATGGGCGTGCCGTGGGAGGACTGTCAACAGATTGGGTTGGTGGTGGCCGAAAAATCGCTGATCAACGAGTTTGTCGCCTATAAGCACCTAGGCCAGTTGGTAAGAGAGAATAAAGTAGGG TCACGGAGCGCTTCGATTGCTACTTTTGCGCTTTGTGGATTTGCCAACCCCGGATCACTGGGCATCCTCATTGCCGCCCTGAGTGCAATGGCACCCGCACGACGTTCAGATATCACTCGGGTGGCCGTTCGAGCATTTTTTGCTGGCAGTTTCGTCAGCTTCACATCGGCTTCGCTTGCAG GCATTCTCATTCAAGATGATTTTACATCCTAG
- the LOC119551802 gene encoding uncharacterized transporter YutK isoform X2, producing the protein MADQEPAEEAPEEKPPRSKARRITYIVLHVLLHVIFIAHFIGATVVFILFDKESDECPGNILCKMNWCHGYGFLIVIFVIFYILWLYYWVFKPYVGIKLYNNYLEPAIDKWIVFSRKLIVSGVMLLIVISLAVAYLGYECRYDATKAIGLLGPVTFLLIGFAVSKHHKRVPWRIVTHGLLGQLLLGIFCLRAPFGRSIFECLGEKVSLFLGYANYGARFVYGDRICDDYVFAFAILAVVFFFSVISSIMYYLGWMQFILNGLGFLLQAMVGTTVCESVNAAANIFLGMSESPLVIRPYILILTVSELHTICTSGYSTVAGTVLGAYVSFGASPAFLITASVMAAPGSLAFSKLFYPETEESLTRSDNIQLEKSPDSSILDAAASGAAAALMIVLGIVSNIIAFLAVMFFLNALTEWTFELIGLKNITLLFLLAQVFVPIVFLMGVPWEDCQQIGLVVAEKSLINEFVAYKHLGQLSRSASIATFALCGFANPGSLGILIAALSAMAPARRSDITRVAVRAFFAGSFVSFTSASLAGILIQDDFTS; encoded by the exons ATGGCTGATCAGGAGCCAGCAGAAGAAGCACCGGAGGAAAAGCCACCACGATCGAAAGCGCGGAGAATCACCTATATAGTTCTTCATGTCTTGCTTCACGTAATCTTCATAGCTCATTTTATTGGAGCAACAGTAGTCTTCATATTATTCG ACAAGGAATCCGACGAATGTCCGGGAAATATTCTATGTAAAATGAACTGGTGCCACGGATATGGGTTCCTCATAGTCATTTTTGTCATATTCTATATACTTTGGCTGTATTACTGGGTATTCAAGCCATATGTGGGCATCAAGCTCTATAACAATTACCTGGAACCTGCCATTGACAAATGGATTGTGTTCAGTCGCAAGTT GATAGTTTCCGGCGTAATGCTGTTGATTGTGATCTCGCTGGCGGTGGCCTACCTCGGTTACGAGTGCCGCTATGATGCGACCAAGGCGATAGGACTGCTGGGACCTGTGACTTTTCTCCTGATCGGATTCGCGGTATCGAAGCACCACAAAAGGGTTCCCTGGCGCATCGTGACCCACGGCCTTCTTGGCCAGCTCCTGCTGGGCATCTTCTGCCTGCGTGCCCCTTTCGGTCGCTCCATTTTTGAATGTCTTGGCGAGAAGGTGTCCTTGTTTCTGGGCTATGCTAACTACGGAGCCCGCTTTGTGTACGGCGATCGGATATGTGACGACTATGTCTTCGCTTTTGCCATACTGGCGGTGGTGTTCTTCTTTAGCGTGATCTCCAGCATTATGTACTATCTGGGCTGGATGCAGTTCATCCTGAACGGTTTGGGGTTTCTGCTGCAGGCCATGGTGGGCACCACGGTCTGTGAGAGCGTGAATGCAGCAGCCAACATCTTCCTGGGCATGTCCGAGAGCCCCCTGGTCATCCGGCCGTACATCCTCATACTGACCGTGAGCGAGTTGCACACCATTTGCACCTCGGGCTATTCCACGGTGGCGGGCACCGTGCTAGGAGCATATGTAAGCTTCGGTGCCTCGCCCGCCTTCCTGATCACGGCCAGCGTGATGGCTGCTCCGGGCTCCCTGGCCTTCTCCAAGCTGTTCTACCCCGAGACCGAGGAATCGCTGACCAGATCCGACAACATACAGCTGGAAAAATC GCCAGATTCGTCCATTTTGGATGCAGCCGCCAGTGGAGCAGCGGCAGCCTTGATGATCGTCCTCGGGATTGTGTCGAACATCATAGCTTTTCTGGCCGTAATGTTCTTCCTGAACGCCTTAACCGAGTGGACTTTTGAGCTGATAGGTCTGAAGAACATCACTCTGCTCTTCCTGCTCGCTCAAGTGTTTGTCCCAATAGTCTTCTTGATGGGCGTGCCGTGGGAGGACTGTCAACAGATTGGGTTGGTGGTGGCCGAAAAATCGCTGATCAACGAGTTTGTCGCCTATAAGCACCTAGGCCAGTTG TCACGGAGCGCTTCGATTGCTACTTTTGCGCTTTGTGGATTTGCCAACCCCGGATCACTGGGCATCCTCATTGCCGCCCTGAGTGCAATGGCACCCGCACGACGTTCAGATATCACTCGGGTGGCCGTTCGAGCATTTTTTGCTGGCAGTTTCGTCAGCTTCACATCGGCTTCGCTTGCAG GCATTCTCATTCAAGATGATTTTACATCCTAG
- the LOC119551802 gene encoding uncharacterized transporter YutK isoform X3 — MADQEPAEEAPEEKPPRSKARRITYIVLHVLLHVIFIAHFIGATVVFILFDKESDECPGNILCKMNWCHGYGFLIVIFVIFYILWLYYWVFKPYVGIKLYNNYLEPAIDKWIVFSRKLIVSGVMLLIVISLAVAYLGYECRYDATKAIGLLGPVTFLLIGFAVSKHHKRVPWRIVTHGLLGQLLLGIFCLRAPFGRSIFECLGEKVSLFLGYANYGARFVYGDRICDDYVFAFAILAVVFFFSVISSIMYYLGWMQFILNGLGFLLQAMVGTTVCESVNAAANIFLGMSESPLVIRPYILILTVSELHTICTSGYSTVAGTVLGAYVSFGASPAFLITASVMAAPGSLAFSKLFYPETEESLTRSDNIQLEKSPDSSILDAAASGAAAALMIVLGIVSNIIAFLAVMFFLNALTEWTFELIVFLMGVPWEDCQQIGLVVAEKSLINEFVAYKHLGQLVRENKVGSRSASIATFALCGFANPGSLGILIAALSAMAPARRSDITRVAVRAFFAGSFVSFTSASLAGILIQDDFTS, encoded by the exons ATGGCTGATCAGGAGCCAGCAGAAGAAGCACCGGAGGAAAAGCCACCACGATCGAAAGCGCGGAGAATCACCTATATAGTTCTTCATGTCTTGCTTCACGTAATCTTCATAGCTCATTTTATTGGAGCAACAGTAGTCTTCATATTATTCG ACAAGGAATCCGACGAATGTCCGGGAAATATTCTATGTAAAATGAACTGGTGCCACGGATATGGGTTCCTCATAGTCATTTTTGTCATATTCTATATACTTTGGCTGTATTACTGGGTATTCAAGCCATATGTGGGCATCAAGCTCTATAACAATTACCTGGAACCTGCCATTGACAAATGGATTGTGTTCAGTCGCAAGTT GATAGTTTCCGGCGTAATGCTGTTGATTGTGATCTCGCTGGCGGTGGCCTACCTCGGTTACGAGTGCCGCTATGATGCGACCAAGGCGATAGGACTGCTGGGACCTGTGACTTTTCTCCTGATCGGATTCGCGGTATCGAAGCACCACAAAAGGGTTCCCTGGCGCATCGTGACCCACGGCCTTCTTGGCCAGCTCCTGCTGGGCATCTTCTGCCTGCGTGCCCCTTTCGGTCGCTCCATTTTTGAATGTCTTGGCGAGAAGGTGTCCTTGTTTCTGGGCTATGCTAACTACGGAGCCCGCTTTGTGTACGGCGATCGGATATGTGACGACTATGTCTTCGCTTTTGCCATACTGGCGGTGGTGTTCTTCTTTAGCGTGATCTCCAGCATTATGTACTATCTGGGCTGGATGCAGTTCATCCTGAACGGTTTGGGGTTTCTGCTGCAGGCCATGGTGGGCACCACGGTCTGTGAGAGCGTGAATGCAGCAGCCAACATCTTCCTGGGCATGTCCGAGAGCCCCCTGGTCATCCGGCCGTACATCCTCATACTGACCGTGAGCGAGTTGCACACCATTTGCACCTCGGGCTATTCCACGGTGGCGGGCACCGTGCTAGGAGCATATGTAAGCTTCGGTGCCTCGCCCGCCTTCCTGATCACGGCCAGCGTGATGGCTGCTCCGGGCTCCCTGGCCTTCTCCAAGCTGTTCTACCCCGAGACCGAGGAATCGCTGACCAGATCCGACAACATACAGCTGGAAAAATC GCCAGATTCGTCCATTTTGGATGCAGCCGCCAGTGGAGCAGCGGCAGCCTTGATGATCGTCCTCGGGATTGTGTCGAACATCATAGCTTTTCTGGCCGTAATGTTCTTCCTGAACGCCTTAACCGAGTGGACTTTTGAGCTGATAG TCTTCTTGATGGGCGTGCCGTGGGAGGACTGTCAACAGATTGGGTTGGTGGTGGCCGAAAAATCGCTGATCAACGAGTTTGTCGCCTATAAGCACCTAGGCCAGTTGGTAAGAGAGAATAAAGTAGGG TCACGGAGCGCTTCGATTGCTACTTTTGCGCTTTGTGGATTTGCCAACCCCGGATCACTGGGCATCCTCATTGCCGCCCTGAGTGCAATGGCACCCGCACGACGTTCAGATATCACTCGGGTGGCCGTTCGAGCATTTTTTGCTGGCAGTTTCGTCAGCTTCACATCGGCTTCGCTTGCAG GCATTCTCATTCAAGATGATTTTACATCCTAG
- the LOC119551802 gene encoding sodium/nucleoside cotransporter 1 isoform X4 — MDCVQSQVDRIVSGVMLLIVISLAVAYLGYECRYDATKAIGLLGPVTFLLIGFAVSKHHKRVPWRIVTHGLLGQLLLGIFCLRAPFGRSIFECLGEKVSLFLGYANYGARFVYGDRICDDYVFAFAILAVVFFFSVISSIMYYLGWMQFILNGLGFLLQAMVGTTVCESVNAAANIFLGMSESPLVIRPYILILTVSELHTICTSGYSTVAGTVLGAYVSFGASPAFLITASVMAAPGSLAFSKLFYPETEESLTRSDNIQLEKSPDSSILDAAASGAAAALMIVLGIVSNIIAFLAVMFFLNALTEWTFELIGLKNITLLFLLAQVFVPIVFLMGVPWEDCQQIGLVVAEKSLINEFVAYKHLGQLVRENKVGSRSASIATFALCGFANPGSLGILIAALSAMAPARRSDITRVAVRAFFAGSFVSFTSASLAGILIQDDFTS; from the exons ATGGATTGTGTTCAGTCGCAAGTT GATAGGATAGTTTCCGGCGTAATGCTGTTGATTGTGATCTCGCTGGCGGTGGCCTACCTCGGTTACGAGTGCCGCTATGATGCGACCAAGGCGATAGGACTGCTGGGACCTGTGACTTTTCTCCTGATCGGATTCGCGGTATCGAAGCACCACAAAAGGGTTCCCTGGCGCATCGTGACCCACGGCCTTCTTGGCCAGCTCCTGCTGGGCATCTTCTGCCTGCGTGCCCCTTTCGGTCGCTCCATTTTTGAATGTCTTGGCGAGAAGGTGTCCTTGTTTCTGGGCTATGCTAACTACGGAGCCCGCTTTGTGTACGGCGATCGGATATGTGACGACTATGTCTTCGCTTTTGCCATACTGGCGGTGGTGTTCTTCTTTAGCGTGATCTCCAGCATTATGTACTATCTGGGCTGGATGCAGTTCATCCTGAACGGTTTGGGGTTTCTGCTGCAGGCCATGGTGGGCACCACGGTCTGTGAGAGCGTGAATGCAGCAGCCAACATCTTCCTGGGCATGTCCGAGAGCCCCCTGGTCATCCGGCCGTACATCCTCATACTGACCGTGAGCGAGTTGCACACCATTTGCACCTCGGGCTATTCCACGGTGGCGGGCACCGTGCTAGGAGCATATGTAAGCTTCGGTGCCTCGCCCGCCTTCCTGATCACGGCCAGCGTGATGGCTGCTCCGGGCTCCCTGGCCTTCTCCAAGCTGTTCTACCCCGAGACCGAGGAATCGCTGACCAGATCCGACAACATACAGCTGGAAAAATC GCCAGATTCGTCCATTTTGGATGCAGCCGCCAGTGGAGCAGCGGCAGCCTTGATGATCGTCCTCGGGATTGTGTCGAACATCATAGCTTTTCTGGCCGTAATGTTCTTCCTGAACGCCTTAACCGAGTGGACTTTTGAGCTGATAGGTCTGAAGAACATCACTCTGCTCTTCCTGCTCGCTCAAGTGTTTGTCCCAATAGTCTTCTTGATGGGCGTGCCGTGGGAGGACTGTCAACAGATTGGGTTGGTGGTGGCCGAAAAATCGCTGATCAACGAGTTTGTCGCCTATAAGCACCTAGGCCAGTTGGTAAGAGAGAATAAAGTAGGG TCACGGAGCGCTTCGATTGCTACTTTTGCGCTTTGTGGATTTGCCAACCCCGGATCACTGGGCATCCTCATTGCCGCCCTGAGTGCAATGGCACCCGCACGACGTTCAGATATCACTCGGGTGGCCGTTCGAGCATTTTTTGCTGGCAGTTTCGTCAGCTTCACATCGGCTTCGCTTGCAG GCATTCTCATTCAAGATGATTTTACATCCTAG